A section of the Salmo salar chromosome ssa05, Ssal_v3.1, whole genome shotgun sequence genome encodes:
- the LOC106574167 gene encoding BCL2/adenovirus E1B 19 kDa protein-interacting protein 2 isoform X1: MGTYTDQGDQYMLNGSPEGAKAASYIQDMELREEWQDEEFPRPLPEDAHSPETPGENAERPAPPTSLALSENPIRKKRLVAPTLSLTLSRTDSADRSVKSGDTGYSAAALSPDEDDTELDINLEALETPSDSESCNFPDSMHELEWEDDLPRLGRGEDGVSGTSVMEQAEMGSMELDQVDNRGRRWRRFCVAGQEYHVNMSVLEPYLQVLSHGGYYGEAMNAIITFSSCYLPENTVENYEYVMDNLFRYIVGTLDLMVSEGYVMVYLCSMAPRNKMPAIKWLRQCYTSIDRRLRKDLKGLFVVHPAWYIKALITVVKPFISEKFSRKIRFIHSLQELSEYIPMEHLQIPDSIREYDVRMNG; encoded by the exons GAGTCCAGAGGGGGCGAAGGCTGCTTCCTACATCCAGGACATGGAGCTGAGGGAGGAATGGCAGGATGAGGAGTTCCCCAG ACCTCTTCCTGAAGATGCCCATAGTCCTGAGACCCCAGGAGAAAATGCAGAGAGACCAG CTCCACCCACTAGCCTGGCCCTGTCAGAAAACCCCATAAGGAAGAAGCGTCTGGTGGCGCCCACCCTCAGCCTGACCCTGTCCCGCACCGACTCAGCGGACCGCAGCGTGAAGTCGGGGGACACCGGGTACTCTGCCGCCGCCCTCTCACCCGACGAAGATGACACAGAGCTGGACATCAACCTGGAGGCCCTGGAGACGCCCTCGGACAGCGAATCCTGCAACTTCCCTGACAGCATGCACGAACTggagtgggagg ATGACCTGCCGCGGCTGGGCCGGGGGGAGGATGGTGTCTCAGGCACCTCGGTGATGGAGCAGGCAGAGATGGGCTCCATGGAGCTAGACCAGGTGGACAACAGGGGGCGCCGCTGGAGAAGGTTCTGCGTTGCAGGACAGGAGTACCACGTCAACATGAGTGTCCTGGAGCCATACCTCCAGGTGCTCTCCCACGGAG GTTATTACGGGGAGGCTATGAACGCCATCATCACGTTCTCCTCCTGTTACCTACCAGAGAACACGGTGGAGAACTATGAGTACGTCATGGACAATCTCTTCAG GTACATAGTGGGGACGCTGGACCTGATGGTGTCAGAAGGCTATGTCATGGTGTACCTGTGCAGCATGGCTCCCAGGAATAAGATGCCTGCCATCAAATGGCTGCGACAGTGTTACACCTCCATTGACAGAAG GTTGAGGAAGGACCTGAAGGGGCTCTTTGTGGTCCACCCTGCCTGGTACATCAAAGCACTCATCACTGTCGTCAAGCCTTTCATCAG TGAGAAGTTCAGCCGGAAGATCCGCTTCATTCACAGCCTGCAGGAGCTGTCCGAGTACATCCCAATGGAACACCTACAGATCCCCGACAGCATCCGAGA GTATGATGTGAGGATGAACGGGTGA
- the LOC106574167 gene encoding BCL2/adenovirus E1B 19 kDa protein-interacting protein 2 isoform X3, translating to MLSCFVYRSPEGAKAASYIQDMELREEWQDEEFPRPLPEDAHSPETPGENAERPAPPTSLALSENPIRKKRLVAPTLSLTLSRTDSADRSVKSGDTGYSAAALSPDEDDTELDINLEALETPSDSESCNFPDSMHELEWEDDLPRLGRGEDGVSGTSVMEQAEMGSMELDQVDNRGRRWRRFCVAGQEYHVNMSVLEPYLQVLSHGGYYGEAMNAIITFSSCYLPENTVENYEYVMDNLFRYIVGTLDLMVSEGYVMVYLCSMAPRNKMPAIKWLRQCYTSIDRRLRKDLKGLFVVHPAWYIKALITVVKPFISEKFSRKIRFIHSLQELSEYIPMEHLQIPDSIREYDVRMNG from the exons ATGCTCAGTTGCTTTGTGTATCG GAGTCCAGAGGGGGCGAAGGCTGCTTCCTACATCCAGGACATGGAGCTGAGGGAGGAATGGCAGGATGAGGAGTTCCCCAG ACCTCTTCCTGAAGATGCCCATAGTCCTGAGACCCCAGGAGAAAATGCAGAGAGACCAG CTCCACCCACTAGCCTGGCCCTGTCAGAAAACCCCATAAGGAAGAAGCGTCTGGTGGCGCCCACCCTCAGCCTGACCCTGTCCCGCACCGACTCAGCGGACCGCAGCGTGAAGTCGGGGGACACCGGGTACTCTGCCGCCGCCCTCTCACCCGACGAAGATGACACAGAGCTGGACATCAACCTGGAGGCCCTGGAGACGCCCTCGGACAGCGAATCCTGCAACTTCCCTGACAGCATGCACGAACTggagtgggagg ATGACCTGCCGCGGCTGGGCCGGGGGGAGGATGGTGTCTCAGGCACCTCGGTGATGGAGCAGGCAGAGATGGGCTCCATGGAGCTAGACCAGGTGGACAACAGGGGGCGCCGCTGGAGAAGGTTCTGCGTTGCAGGACAGGAGTACCACGTCAACATGAGTGTCCTGGAGCCATACCTCCAGGTGCTCTCCCACGGAG GTTATTACGGGGAGGCTATGAACGCCATCATCACGTTCTCCTCCTGTTACCTACCAGAGAACACGGTGGAGAACTATGAGTACGTCATGGACAATCTCTTCAG GTACATAGTGGGGACGCTGGACCTGATGGTGTCAGAAGGCTATGTCATGGTGTACCTGTGCAGCATGGCTCCCAGGAATAAGATGCCTGCCATCAAATGGCTGCGACAGTGTTACACCTCCATTGACAGAAG GTTGAGGAAGGACCTGAAGGGGCTCTTTGTGGTCCACCCTGCCTGGTACATCAAAGCACTCATCACTGTCGTCAAGCCTTTCATCAG TGAGAAGTTCAGCCGGAAGATCCGCTTCATTCACAGCCTGCAGGAGCTGTCCGAGTACATCCCAATGGAACACCTACAGATCCCCGACAGCATCCGAGA GTATGATGTGAGGATGAACGGGTGA
- the LOC106574167 gene encoding BCL2/adenovirus E1B 19 kDa protein-interacting protein 2 isoform X2: MSARLYRGKGERSPEGAKAASYIQDMELREEWQDEEFPRPLPEDAHSPETPGENAERPAPPTSLALSENPIRKKRLVAPTLSLTLSRTDSADRSVKSGDTGYSAAALSPDEDDTELDINLEALETPSDSESCNFPDSMHELEWEDDLPRLGRGEDGVSGTSVMEQAEMGSMELDQVDNRGRRWRRFCVAGQEYHVNMSVLEPYLQVLSHGGYYGEAMNAIITFSSCYLPENTVENYEYVMDNLFRYIVGTLDLMVSEGYVMVYLCSMAPRNKMPAIKWLRQCYTSIDRRLRKDLKGLFVVHPAWYIKALITVVKPFISEKFSRKIRFIHSLQELSEYIPMEHLQIPDSIREYDVRMNG; encoded by the exons ATGAGTGCGCGTTTATACAGAGGAAAGGGTGAAAG GAGTCCAGAGGGGGCGAAGGCTGCTTCCTACATCCAGGACATGGAGCTGAGGGAGGAATGGCAGGATGAGGAGTTCCCCAG ACCTCTTCCTGAAGATGCCCATAGTCCTGAGACCCCAGGAGAAAATGCAGAGAGACCAG CTCCACCCACTAGCCTGGCCCTGTCAGAAAACCCCATAAGGAAGAAGCGTCTGGTGGCGCCCACCCTCAGCCTGACCCTGTCCCGCACCGACTCAGCGGACCGCAGCGTGAAGTCGGGGGACACCGGGTACTCTGCCGCCGCCCTCTCACCCGACGAAGATGACACAGAGCTGGACATCAACCTGGAGGCCCTGGAGACGCCCTCGGACAGCGAATCCTGCAACTTCCCTGACAGCATGCACGAACTggagtgggagg ATGACCTGCCGCGGCTGGGCCGGGGGGAGGATGGTGTCTCAGGCACCTCGGTGATGGAGCAGGCAGAGATGGGCTCCATGGAGCTAGACCAGGTGGACAACAGGGGGCGCCGCTGGAGAAGGTTCTGCGTTGCAGGACAGGAGTACCACGTCAACATGAGTGTCCTGGAGCCATACCTCCAGGTGCTCTCCCACGGAG GTTATTACGGGGAGGCTATGAACGCCATCATCACGTTCTCCTCCTGTTACCTACCAGAGAACACGGTGGAGAACTATGAGTACGTCATGGACAATCTCTTCAG GTACATAGTGGGGACGCTGGACCTGATGGTGTCAGAAGGCTATGTCATGGTGTACCTGTGCAGCATGGCTCCCAGGAATAAGATGCCTGCCATCAAATGGCTGCGACAGTGTTACACCTCCATTGACAGAAG GTTGAGGAAGGACCTGAAGGGGCTCTTTGTGGTCCACCCTGCCTGGTACATCAAAGCACTCATCACTGTCGTCAAGCCTTTCATCAG TGAGAAGTTCAGCCGGAAGATCCGCTTCATTCACAGCCTGCAGGAGCTGTCCGAGTACATCCCAATGGAACACCTACAGATCCCCGACAGCATCCGAGA GTATGATGTGAGGATGAACGGGTGA